The following proteins are co-located in the Scomber scombrus chromosome 2, fScoSco1.1, whole genome shotgun sequence genome:
- the foxk1 gene encoding forkhead box protein K1, whose protein sequence is MADYRDDTGARALLALQSAPCSPVRVAVTSHLGYHQPSLALLGPPLMDGRNDGGLRPVRLMSPPPQALARLEGRDFEFVMRQRTVTIGRNSSHGSVDINMGHSSFISRRHLQIIYDDATGFSLRCLGKNGVFVDGVFQRRGAPPLPLPRECMFRFPSTVIKIQFMSLLELEEHREKEHPSPPPRPLLPHISPLKISIPTMQQHEEHIRAFGSPLPSPTGTISVPNSCPASPRGAGSSGYRYGRNVTSDLQLAAEYAAKAVSEQRRSIVEHRGGGSEQRGESAGGDSPKDESKPPYSYAQLIVQAISSAPDKQLTLSGIYAHITKHYPYYRTADKGWQNSIRHNLSLNRYFLKVARSQDEPGKGSFWRVDSASESKLVEQAFRKRRQRGVACFRTPFGPLSSRSAPASPTHQGLLSPPSSGLQTPECLSREGSPIPHDHHEQLANKLASVPEYRYSQSAPGSPVSAQHVIMAAPPHPSVLPAGLGKALALVPGGGGQIQPIHLLQNSTQPSVTMLRVVTSAPPPCNPPNGYSAPSVGTSLPGLQGAGDSNSELREAQLNRERVIQTVDSAVQGGDGRNLGPGLHQLPVRAVTQNGKHTTAAVATATSLANPSGLSSPLQILAAQASSSPPVLVSRQPSAETLAEQPDEPQAKRLKMEDEGGTESAPHQVTPAQQPVIVAMTSQTHDHRK, encoded by the exons ATGGCAGACTACCGGGACGACACCGGAGCTCGAGCCCTGCTTGCATTACAGTCAGCACCGTGCAGCCCTGTGCGTGTCGCGGTGACCTCGCACCTCGGCTACCACCAGCCCTCTCTCGCCCTGTTGGGTCCTCCGCTGATGGACGGCCGCAACGACGGCGGGCTCCGTCCCGTACGCCTCATGTCCCCTCCTCCGCAGGCCCTGGCCAGACTCGAGGGCCGGGACTTTGAGTTTGTCATGCGCCAGAGGACGGTCACCATAGGCCGGAACTCCTCTCACGGCTCCGTGGACATCAACATGGGTCACTCGAGCTTCATTTCACGGCGACACTTGCAGATCATCTACGACGACGCCACCGGCTTCTCCCTCCGGTGTCTGGGCAAGAATGGCGTGTTCGTTGACGGGGTGTTTCAGCGGAGAGGGGCCCCGCCGCTGCCGCTGCCCAGAGA GTGTATGTTTCGTTTTCCCAGTACAGTCATCAAGATCCAGTTCATGTCTCTCCTGGAGCTTGAGGAgcacagagagaaggagcaTCCATCTCCTCCCCCTCGCCCGCTCCTGCCCCACATTTCCCCTCTCAAAATCAGCATTCCCACCATGCAGCAGCATGAAGAACACATCAGGGCGTTCGGCTCTCCGCTGCCGTCGCCCACGGGCACCATCAG TGTTCCTAATTCCTGTCCGGCCAGTCCACGAGGGGCAGGGTCATCGGGGTACCGCTATGGACGCAacgtgacctctgacctccagtTAGCAGCTGAATATGCTGCCAAAGCTGTTTCCGAGCAGAGACGAAGCATTGTTGAACATAGAGGCGGGGGAAGTGAGCAAAGAGGGGAGTCGGCTGGTGGTGACAGCCCCAAG gaTGAGTCAAAGCCACCTTATTCCTATGCACAGCTGATAGTGCAGGCCATCTCTTCTGCCCCGGACAAGCAGCTGACTCTTAGTGGCATCTACGCCCACATCACCAAACACTACCCTTACTATCGCACCGCAGACAAAGGCTGGCAG AACTCAATCAGACACAACCTGTCGCTCAACCGTTACTTTCTGAAAGTGGCCCGCTCTCAGGACGAGCCCGGGAAAGGGAGTTTTTGGCGCGTTGATTCCGCCTCCGAGAGCAAGCTGGTAGAGCAAGCCTTCAGGAAACGACGGCAAAGAGGGGTGGCTTGCTTCAGGACGCCCTTCGGACCCCTCTCCTCCAG gaGTGCCCCTGCATCTCCGACCCATCAGGgacttctttctcctccatccAGCGGGCTTCAGACTCCTGAATGTTTGAGCAGGGAGGGCTCTCCTATCCCTCACGACCACCACGAACAGCTGGCCAACAAACTGGCATCTGTACCTGAGTATAGGTACTCTCAAAGTGCCCCAG GATCTCCAGTCAGTGCTCAGCATGTCATCATGGCAGCACCCCCTCACCCATCGGTCCTGCCCGCAGGCCTGGGAAAAGCACTTGCTTTAGTTCCAGGTGGCGGCGGCCAAATCCAGCCCATCCACCTGCTCCAGAACTCCACTCAGCCCTCTGTCACCATGCTGCGGGTGGTCACCAGCGCTCCCCCACCCTGCAACCCTCCCAATGGGTACAGCGCCCCCTCTGTTGGCACTTCTTTGCCAGGACTGCAAGGAGCAGGGGACAGCAACAGTGAGCTCAGAG AAGCCCAGCTGAACAGAGAGCGGGTGATTCAGACGGTGGACAGTGCGGTGCAGGGCGGGGATGGACGCAACCTGGGCCCTGGTTTACATCAACTTCCTGTTCGTGCTGTAACCCAGAATGGAAAACacaccactgctgctgttgccacAGCAACTAGCCTTGCTAATCCCTCTG gcCTGAGTAGTCCTCTGCAGATCTTGGCTGCTCAGGCCTCTAGTTCCCCTCCCGTGCTGGTGAGCAGACAGCCCAGTGCAGAAACCTTAGCCGAGCAGCCAGATGAGCCCCAGGCTAAGCGGCTGAAGATGGAGGACGAGGGAGGGACTGAATCTGCTCCGCATCAAGTCACACCTGCCCAGCAGCCTGTTATCGTTGCCATGACATCACAAACCCACGACCATAGGAAGTAA